The Mesotoga sp. UBA6090 DNA window AACTGATTGACTTCTTGTTCAAGAAAGACCCGCGCATCGAACCCACCTGGGGATGAGGATATCTCTCGGACTACACCAGTTCCTTGGGAAACCTCAATTGAATATGAATTGAGAACCGAGGGATATGACAGATGGAGTTTCTTCGAAGCCGTTCTGTTGTTGCGGGACAACGTATAGATCGAAAGCTCTTCAACGAAAAGATCTCCCTGATCATTCAGCCTCGCGTTGATTTCAACTGAATCGATCTTGTACGGGGCAGATTCCCTCCAGAAGCCGTTTCCTAAGGCAATAAACATGAAGAAGCCGCTGACCATCATGAATATTATAAAAAAATACTTTCTTTCGAATTTCCTTTTCATTTCATCTCACCCTTTGTATTATACTCTGCTTATGAAAACTATCTGGAAAATGGAGGAAGAGATGCTTAAATGCAAACGGCTCTTCGTTTCGGATATGGATGGAACATTCTACCTGGGAAACACTCTTCTGCCGGGTAGTCTTGACTTCGCCATGGCTGTTAGCCGTCTTGGCGCAAGACTGGTATTTCTGACAAACAATTCATCTCGCACACCTGAAGAATATATCAGAAAACTAGAGAAAATGGGTGTGGACAGAAAACTCTTCGAAGTCTACACTTCGGGAGAAGCTACAATAAGCTTTCTAAAGAGAGATTTTCCCCAAAGGAAAGTATTTCTGCTCTCAACTCCGTCTGTGAGAAAAATGTTCGAAAAGGGTGGAGTAACGCTGGATGATCTTGATCCCGAAGTACTGATCCTTACATTCGACACGTCGATTACTTATGAAAAGATCCGAAGGGCAGCGCTTCTAATCAGACAGGGTATTCCTTATATTGCCAGCCACCCGGATATCAACTGCCCGACTGAAGACGGTCCCATCCCCGATGTCGGAAGCTTGATAAGTCTCTTTGAAACCTCAACAGGCCGTAGGCCGGATCACATAATAGGAAAGCCCGACCCCACCATTTTGCAGATGGTGATGGAAGATTTCGATTGCAGTCCGGAAGAAACTGTCATGATAGGAGACAGAATATACACCGATATTGAATGTGGTCTCAAGGCCGAGGTAGATACTTTCCTTGTTCTGTCTGGGGAAACTACAAGAGACATGATTCCGGACAGACATAGTTACAAAGTCGTAGAGAACGTGGGAACTCTGGCAAAGAAAATTAGAGATCACAATACTGTATAATTGCCATACGTTGGAGGTGATTGAATGGTCATCCTTTTCATTGTAATTGGAATTATTCTTGTCTTGGCTCTTTGGCTCATTGGTGTATACAACAATTTAGTAACTCTTAAGAAGAGAGTCGAGAATGCCTGGTCGCAGATCGATGTTCAGCTCAAGAGAAGACATGATCTGATTCCAAATCTTGTCAACTCAGTGAAAGGCTATATGAAATTCGAGCAGGAAACCCTGGAGAAAGTAATGCAGGCCAGGGCAAAGGCGGTTTCCGCTCAGGGTGTAGGAGATAAGATCAAAGCCGAGCAGGAACTTGGTGGAGTGCTTGGAAGGCTGCTTGCAGTTGTTGAGAACTATCCCGATCTGAAAGCAAATACGAATGTATCACAGCTAATGGAAGAGCTCACCACTACAGAGAATAAGATCTCTTATGCAAGACAGTTCTTCAATGATTCTGCTACCAAGTTCAATACAAAGATCGAGATCTTCCCTAATAACGTCATTGTTGGTTTCATTGGGGGCAAGTTCGAATCCTTCCCACTCTTTGAAGTTACAGAGGCTGAAAGGGTAACTCCCAACGTAGATCTCAATTTCTGAGGACAATGTCTTTTACTGTAGATTTCTACGAGGAAAGTAGAAAGAACGTGAGGAAGACCATCATCCTTGTGATGGTCTTCCTAGTAATGATGATTGCATTTGGCCTGATTATTGATCTGGTGTTCGGAATACTTCCCATATTCACCTTGGTGTTCTTAGCCATAGCGTCCATACAGACATTAATATCCCTAACTTCAGGCAAAGAAATCATCCTTAGATCAGCGAAGGCTCGCGAACTCAAAGTGAACGACCCTGAGGAGCGGCAACTCAAGAATATAGTAGATGAACTGTCGATTGCTGCAGGAATGGGGAAACCTCCCGAGGTGTACGTAATCGATGACGATTCCGTTATTAACGCATTTGCCACTGGAAGGAAGCAGGAGGATTCAGTTGTTTGTGTGACTAGCGGACTTCTGAAGAGTCTCGATCGTGAAGAAACCTCCGGAGTGATCGCTCATGAACTGAGTCACATAATCAACAGAGACGTTCTTCTCATGACACTGATTTCTGCGCTTCTGGGAGCCGTTGTGATAGTTCAGCTCCTTGCATTTAGGGCCATGATTACTTATCTCAGATTTGGCGCCATTGGTGCTGCTACGAAATCGAGACGCTCTTCCAAGAAGAACAATAATTCTGCTCTTGCAGTAATCGCTTTCCTAGCGGCAGTTGCTGGATTGGGTGCTCTCTTTTCATTTATTGGTAGGCTCTCGCTGCTAGCCGTTTCAAGAACAAGAGAGTACTTCGCCGATGCGCGTGCAGTAGAGTTGACAAGAAATCCTTCGGGCCTTGCCAGTGCTTTGAGGAAAATCGTCACTTCTTCGGCGAAACTTCAGACAGCCAACGTTGCCACCGCCCATCTATTCATCTCCGATCCTTTGAAGAG harbors:
- a CDS encoding M48 family metalloprotease, giving the protein MSFTVDFYEESRKNVRKTIILVMVFLVMMIAFGLIIDLVFGILPIFTLVFLAIASIQTLISLTSGKEIILRSAKARELKVNDPEERQLKNIVDELSIAAGMGKPPEVYVIDDDSVINAFATGRKQEDSVVCVTSGLLKSLDREETSGVIAHELSHIINRDVLLMTLISALLGAVVIVQLLAFRAMITYLRFGAIGAATKSRRSSKKNNNSALAVIAFLAAVAGLGALFSFIGRLSLLAVSRTREYFADARAVELTRNPSGLASALRKIVTSSAKLQTANVATAHLFISDPLKRKINNKTSFFASLWSTHPPIAMRISILENRALSEIEAELSDYI
- a CDS encoding LemA family protein → MVILFIVIGIILVLALWLIGVYNNLVTLKKRVENAWSQIDVQLKRRHDLIPNLVNSVKGYMKFEQETLEKVMQARAKAVSAQGVGDKIKAEQELGGVLGRLLAVVENYPDLKANTNVSQLMEELTTTENKISYARQFFNDSATKFNTKIEIFPNNVIVGFIGGKFESFPLFEVTEAERVTPNVDLNF
- a CDS encoding HAD-IIA family hydrolase; translated protein: MLKCKRLFVSDMDGTFYLGNTLLPGSLDFAMAVSRLGARLVFLTNNSSRTPEEYIRKLEKMGVDRKLFEVYTSGEATISFLKRDFPQRKVFLLSTPSVRKMFEKGGVTLDDLDPEVLILTFDTSITYEKIRRAALLIRQGIPYIASHPDINCPTEDGPIPDVGSLISLFETSTGRRPDHIIGKPDPTILQMVMEDFDCSPEETVMIGDRIYTDIECGLKAEVDTFLVLSGETTRDMIPDRHSYKVVENVGTLAKKIRDHNTV